A region of Flavobacterium album DNA encodes the following proteins:
- a CDS encoding GIY-YIG nuclease family protein has translation MYKTLGTHNYYVYILTNKIKTVLYIGFTNNMKERLYYHQHPEAFCKAFTTKYKCYNLVYWEHYQDVDIAIDRETQLKKWSRKKKDALITAFNPEWKFLNDEI, from the coding sequence ATGTATAAGACACTTGGAACACACAATTACTACGTCTATATCCTTACAAACAAAATAAAAACAGTCCTTTATATTGGCTTTACAAACAATATGAAGGAACGATTATACTATCATCAACATCCTGAAGCATTTTGCAAGGCTTTTACAACAAAATATAAATGCTATAACCTTGTGTATTGGGAACATTACCAGGATGTTGATATCGCAATTGATAGGGAAACACAGCTAAAAAAATGGAGCCGGAAGAAAAAGGATGCACTCATTACCGCCTTCAATCCGGAGTGGAAATTTCTCAATGATGAAATTTGA
- a CDS encoding malate:quinone oxidoreductase: MSAIIQNEPDVVLIGAGIMSATLGMFLKELMPEITINIYERLDVAAAESSDAWNNAGTGHSAFCELNYTPELPDGSIDTSKAVKIAESFEASKQFWAHLVERGLISNPEEFVKSIPHMSFVWGAENVAYLKKRYDALQKFPLFQGMEYTEDPAVIAEWAPLIMEGREGNEPVAATRMKIGTDVNFGELTRDMFVWLEKQEGINLFFEHEVKGIRRSAKAPKWKLKIKDLQTGEKTRPYAKFVFIGAGGGSLHLLEKANIPEGEGFGGFPVSGQWLKCNNPEVIAKHNAKVYGKASVGAPPMSVPHIDTRMINGKKELLFGPYAGFSTKFLKNGSYFDLPLSIQFNNIGPMLSAGFHNIPLTKYLIEQVTQSREDRLEALKEYLPEAKMEDWELETAGQRVQVIKKDEKEGGKLEFGTEVINSADGSLAVLLGASPGASTAVSIMLDVIERCFPEQMQSAEWQDKLREMIPSHGQSLNENPQILKAMREHTSEVLGLVN, from the coding sequence ATGTCTGCAATCATACAAAATGAACCCGATGTGGTTCTTATAGGCGCCGGAATCATGAGCGCTACCCTTGGCATGTTCCTGAAAGAGCTGATGCCTGAAATTACAATAAACATTTACGAAAGGCTTGATGTGGCTGCCGCCGAAAGCAGCGATGCGTGGAACAACGCGGGTACAGGCCACTCGGCTTTCTGCGAGCTCAACTATACGCCCGAGCTTCCCGATGGCAGCATCGACACCTCCAAAGCGGTGAAGATCGCCGAATCGTTCGAAGCTTCAAAACAATTCTGGGCACATCTGGTCGAAAGAGGCCTGATCTCAAATCCCGAAGAATTTGTAAAAAGTATTCCGCACATGAGTTTTGTGTGGGGCGCAGAGAACGTGGCCTACCTGAAAAAACGCTATGATGCGCTTCAAAAATTCCCGCTTTTCCAGGGGATGGAATATACCGAAGACCCCGCAGTGATCGCCGAATGGGCGCCGCTAATCATGGAAGGCCGTGAAGGCAATGAGCCTGTGGCTGCCACGCGCATGAAGATAGGCACCGATGTGAACTTTGGCGAACTGACCCGAGATATGTTCGTTTGGCTCGAAAAGCAGGAAGGCATAAACCTGTTTTTTGAGCACGAAGTGAAAGGTATCCGCCGTTCGGCAAAAGCACCCAAATGGAAGCTTAAGATAAAAGACCTGCAAACCGGTGAAAAGACAAGGCCTTATGCCAAATTCGTCTTTATCGGCGCGGGAGGCGGCTCACTGCACCTTCTCGAAAAAGCCAATATCCCGGAAGGCGAAGGTTTTGGCGGCTTTCCTGTGAGCGGGCAATGGCTAAAATGCAACAACCCGGAGGTGATAGCAAAACACAATGCGAAAGTATATGGCAAAGCTTCGGTAGGTGCGCCGCCAATGTCGGTGCCGCATATCGATACCCGTATGATCAACGGGAAGAAAGAATTGTTGTTCGGACCCTATGCGGGCTTTAGCACTAAATTTCTGAAGAACGGTTCATACTTCGACCTGCCGCTTTCAATACAATTCAATAATATAGGTCCGATGCTTTCTGCTGGTTTCCATAATATCCCGCTGACGAAATACCTCATTGAACAGGTTACCCAAAGCCGCGAAGACCGCCTTGAAGCCCTGAAAGAATACCTTCCTGAAGCAAAGATGGAAGACTGGGAACTGGAAACGGCAGGGCAGCGCGTGCAGGTGATCAAGAAAGATGAAAAAGAAGGCGGCAAGCTGGAATTCGGTACCGAGGTCATCAACAGCGCCGATGGCTCACTGGCCGTATTACTAGGTGCTTCCCCGGGAGCATCAACAGCGGTTTCTATCATGCTCGATGTTATTGAGCGCTGCTTCCCGGAGCAGATGCAAAGCGCTGAATGGCAGGATAAGCTTCGTGAGATGATCCCGTCCCACGGGCAGTCCCTTAATGAGAACCCGCAAATCCTTAAAGCCATGCGGGAACATACGAGTGAAGTGCTGGGGTTGGTGAATTAG
- the ruvX gene encoding Holliday junction resolvase RuvX translates to MRILAIDHGLKRTGIAVTDEMQMIASGLTTIESATAIDFLRNYFAKEKVERVLIGEPKQMNGQPSESAPIIEAFIVKFKEQFPDMPLEQVDERFTSKMAFQTMIDSGLKKKQRQNKALIDEISATILLQDYLSRKKFL, encoded by the coding sequence ATGAGGATCCTCGCCATAGATCACGGACTTAAACGCACCGGAATAGCAGTAACCGATGAGATGCAAATGATAGCCTCTGGACTTACCACTATTGAGTCGGCTACGGCTATCGATTTCCTGCGTAATTATTTTGCAAAAGAAAAAGTAGAGCGCGTACTTATTGGCGAGCCAAAACAGATGAACGGCCAGCCATCCGAAAGCGCGCCTATTATCGAAGCTTTTATCGTAAAATTTAAAGAGCAGTTCCCAGATATGCCGCTGGAACAGGTAGACGAGCGCTTCACAAGTAAAATGGCCTTCCAGACGATGATTGACAGTGGCCTTAAAAAGAAGCAGCGTCAGAATAAAGCCCTGATTGATGAAATTTCGGCAACGATCTTATTACAGGATTACCTATCGCGAAAAAAATTCCTGTAA